TCGTGTTTCAGGTCACCGTTTATAATTATTTTGGTGCAATCACTCCTGGAGCGAATTTCTTCCATTCTTTTGATGATCTTGGGGTACTGGAATTTAGGTATCATTATGCCCTGGTAATTGAGGGCTTCTTCATATCCCAGGTGAAGATCAGATATTATCAGGTGATCTTCAACTTCCAGGGCTAGATCCAGAATTTTAGCACCTAAAATATTATTTTGAACCATATTTGTCCTCAAAATGTGCAAATATTTTTAGTAAGGTTGATTTGTTAAAATAGTTAAAAACTAATAAAAAATATCTTAAAAATTGTAAATTGATTAATGGGGGTATAATCTCATTGGAAAACTTGAATCAACCTATTGGATATCATTTGTAAATAAATTGGATACAATCATGTTAGGTATCATTTGGTAAATTCAATATTAGGGATCAAAAACTACCTTAATTATGGTCATACTCTTTTATGATATTAGTTTAGGTGGTTAATTGTTTTATATTTTATTGTTATCCTAACTTTTTTTAGGCCACAACCATGAAAAAAAGATGTGAATAAGGAGTATAAATAGAAATGGTAAAAACAGATAGGTGTGTAACTGGAATGAAAGGTTTTTACTTAACAAACCTCCGGTTATGCCTTCTATAGTCTGATAATAACTTATTCCCAGACCTGAAACTATAATTATGACTATTAGAATCAACAAAATCAGTTGAACAGTTCTTTTAACGGGTTTCCTGTCCATGTGATCAGCTCAGATGGTTAGTATGATGTCATTTATACATCAGCCTTATTTACAATAAATATTCTCCCAAAACATTCCATTGAATGAACAAGGTTTGAATTATTTAAAGAAACTTTCATTAAGGTTTCCACTTAGAGAATAACCTCTGCTCTCCCAGTAGCCCTGGTAATTAGGATTATCAGAAAGTTCTATCTTGTTTATCCATTTGATCCACTTGTACCCCCATTTACTCTCTGCCACCAGTTGAAATGGAAATCCCCTCTCCGGGGGTAGGGTGGCATTGTTCATCTTGTATGCCATTAATATCTGATTATTCTGGATGTATTCCAGTGGGAAAGATGTGGAATAACCATCAACGGCGTAAAAGATCACCGTGTTTGCTGTGGGTAATGGTTTAACCTCATTAAGGATGTCTTTTACCAGTACACCTTGCCAGAGTATATTAACACTCCATCCTTCAACACAGTCTAGTTTAACCACTTTTTGATAATTTTGGAAATTTTTAACTTGATCGTAGGTGTAATTCTGGGGATTAGTTACCTGACCAGTTACTTCCAGATGATAACTTGAAATATCCACCTTTTGGGGTCCTTTAATGGAATTTTCACGGAAATCATTGACCGAAGATAATTCCTGACCCTGATATTCTGTAACTTCAACAGAATCCAGTGGTATGGTGGAGGATGGTAATAAATCCAGACTAATTACAATGGCCAGTACCATGATAATAGCAATTGCTGCCATGGCAATATACTGTTTTATCATTTATTCCCTCCTAGTACTTGGATCATGAAAGTAAGATATTTCAGGGAGTAGTTATCTTTATGTTTAGGGTTAAACTCAAATTATGCGTTTACGGTTAATTTTCCTATTTTTGACTGTAAGTCTGGGTTACTGGTAATTTACGCAGCCATCCCAAGTCGCTCTGGTATAACATACGTATATCCTTAATTCCGAGGCGTATCATGGCCAGTCGTTCAATTCCCAGTCCAAAGGCAGCTACTGGTGTTTCGATTCCCAGTGGTTCCAGTACCTCGGGACGGAACATTCCAGATCCACCCAGTTCAATCCAGCTTTCCTTCTCTGGCAGGTAGATCTCACACTCGGTGGATAGGTAAGTGTAAGGGAAGTAGGCTGGACGGAAACGGACCTCGAATCCCAGCTGATGGTAAAATTCTTTCAGGATTCCCAGGAGGTTTTTGAAGTTTATTTCCTCAGCAGCCACAATTCCTTCCACCTGATGGAATTCAGGGAGGTGTTTGTATGTTATGGTTTCCCGGCGGAATACCCGGCCAACCGAGAACATCTTTAAAGGAGGTTCATTTTCAGCCAGGTGGCGGGCTGAAACACAGGTGGTATGGGTTCTGAGCACTGATTGGCGAGCCACATCCACGTCCCACTGGTATCCCCAACCTTCACTACCAGTTTGACCACCATCTTCATGGGCCTGGCCTACCCTTCCCACCAGATCATCAGAGGGTAACTGGGTGTGCAGTGGGGATTTAACATAGAAAGTATCCTGCATTTCCCTGGCAGCATGGTCCTGGGGCTGGAAGAGGCAGTCGAAGTTCCAGAATGCAGATTCAAGGACAGTTCCCCTGGATTCTGTGAAACCCAGGTTCAGGAATATGCGACGAATCTCCTGAATAGTCCGCTGCAGGGGATGCATCTTACCTGGAAATATCAGGGGATGTTCAGCCTGGATATCATAGCCACGGTAGTGTAAGTTTTTCCATGAATCGGTTTTAAGTTGCTCATGGGTGAGCTGAGTGGCTTCTTCACGTATCTCGAAGCCATGATCTAAAATTTCCTGGCCCTTTTTAGTAGGAAATAGGGTGTAACTTGAATTTTTATTTAAATTAATTAATCCCTTCCTCTTTTTCAGAAGTTGGAATCCTTCGTTAAGGGAATTGGATAAACCGCCCAGGGTTAACATTTTAGTGGAATCCATAATGGTTTTGAGGAGGATCTCATCAATACCTGGTTTTGCCAGGGCTTTTTCACCATCATCAGTTATGGTGACGTTTCCTTTATCCAGAACTGCCCATCCCTTTTTCATGATCCAACCAATGGCTATTTTAACCTCAGAAGGTTCGATCCCTGATTTATGAGCCAGATCCTTCATGTGGATGGTGTGATCTTTATGGAGAGCTTCTAAGATCTTCCTTTCTGGTAATCCTTCCTGGGCATAGGCAGACCCTGATGGGCCCAGACTCAACACTTCCTCCACGTCACGCTCTATTTCTATGATTCCCTTGGATTCCAGTGCTCCAGCAGCACTCATAACCTGTTTAATATCCAATTCAGTAGTTTTAGCCACATCTTCAGGTATGGCTGGGCCTCCTGCTTCCCCTAACGCTTTTAAGACTTTTTTCTCGTAGAGGTGCATTTCATTGATGATCTTATCTAGCATTTTTCGAAACCTCGATGGATCCTTAACTTAATCAAATAATCTTTTTATCCCTAGTTATTATCATTAATAATCCTATTTTATTTCCACATTATTTTCTTTTGTTGTAATCATTTTTTGTTGTAATGATTTATTATAGCAATCATTTATCAAATATTCATTGGATCTTTCATTTAAAATTTTTATTCTAATGAACTTTGGCCTTATACTCCCTGTAACCATCAAGATAAGCCACCATGATGGATGAGGCAGTGAAATCTGCAGTGGTCCCAGGATTTAAACCACCTTTAATTAGTTCCTGGTCGAATTTTCCCACTATGGATGTACCCTTCCTGGTTAATATTCCACCTTCTTCTAGTATAGCCTGGGCACGGGCTGAAACTTCCCCTGCCTTCGCATCAGTGAACTTCCGACTGATAAGGGTGTCGGGAACCCGGGATAAAATGGTGAGGAAAGTCTGCACTGTGGCTTCATTTATGCCCTTTTCTGATTTAACTCGTTGAAAAACAGGATACCCAAGTTCAAATGTCACTGGCATTTTATGGGTGAGTTCATAGGATAATTTATCCCAGGCCGATGACATCTCCAGCACACGGAACATGTTAACATTATCATCCCGCAGTTTCTGGAGGGAACTTTCATTAGCCACGTCCAGGTCATCCTGCTCACCCATCCCCCCTGCATCGGCAATGTTAATAGCCTTATAAAGGTTAACTGCATCTTCAGAAGTTGTTAACCTTATTAATTCATCAATAATTTCCCTGAAACCATCCCACTTTTCAGTTAACCCTCCAGATCTGATTTTGAAACCATCCCAATTTTTAGTTTCCTCTTCAGTTCTGGTTCTGGGAATATCAATTTTCCCCCTGTTTTCAAGATCGAACATCCCGGCAACCACTGATATGGGGGTTAGTAACATTACAATGCCTAGATTGGTGTTGTTGGCCACCCAGTGGTCAGTTTCTCGAACTGCTTCCAGGATCATCTTTCCCAATCCTATTTTATCCCATTTTTCTGGTTTGTTTTTGTATTTAAACCCCTTCCTGGCAGCTTTCTCCATGGTTTCGCCAATGGCTATTCCACTTAGAAGAAAATCTTCAAAGACCATATCCGGGAAGTTATGGGTACGGTGCACGTTACCTGGTTTAGGGTGCCCACTCACCTCAAGCACCGAGGCTATTTGTGCGCATTTAGAAACATAACTGGGATTCAACGAATTTCACCTCATTAAGTTGCATCATTCTTTAAACATCTTTATCTAACGATAAAATTGACATTAATAATGATTGAGTCATTATATGGTAGAATTTTCTTAAGGGATTTATTATTAGGGAGTTTAACATGAAAATCCCCATTAA
This DNA window, taken from Methanobacterium subterraneum, encodes the following:
- a CDS encoding molybdopterin-dependent oxidoreductase codes for the protein MIKQYIAMAAIAIIMVLAIVISLDLLPSSTIPLDSVEVTEYQGQELSSVNDFRENSIKGPQKVDISSYHLEVTGQVTNPQNYTYDQVKNFQNYQKVVKLDCVEGWSVNILWQGVLVKDILNEVKPLPTANTVIFYAVDGYSTSFPLEYIQNNQILMAYKMNNATLPPERGFPFQLVAESKWGYKWIKWINKIELSDNPNYQGYWESRGYSLSGNLNESFFK
- the pheS gene encoding phenylalanine--tRNA ligase subunit alpha, which gives rise to MLDKIINEMHLYEKKVLKALGEAGGPAIPEDVAKTTELDIKQVMSAAGALESKGIIEIERDVEEVLSLGPSGSAYAQEGLPERKILEALHKDHTIHMKDLAHKSGIEPSEVKIAIGWIMKKGWAVLDKGNVTITDDGEKALAKPGIDEILLKTIMDSTKMLTLGGLSNSLNEGFQLLKKRKGLINLNKNSSYTLFPTKKGQEILDHGFEIREEATQLTHEQLKTDSWKNLHYRGYDIQAEHPLIFPGKMHPLQRTIQEIRRIFLNLGFTESRGTVLESAFWNFDCLFQPQDHAAREMQDTFYVKSPLHTQLPSDDLVGRVGQAHEDGGQTGSEGWGYQWDVDVARQSVLRTHTTCVSARHLAENEPPLKMFSVGRVFRRETITYKHLPEFHQVEGIVAAEEINFKNLLGILKEFYHQLGFEVRFRPAYFPYTYLSTECEIYLPEKESWIELGGSGMFRPEVLEPLGIETPVAAFGLGIERLAMIRLGIKDIRMLYQSDLGWLRKLPVTQTYSQK
- a CDS encoding triphosphoribosyl-dephospho-CoA synthase, which gives rise to MNPSYVSKCAQIASVLEVSGHPKPGNVHRTHNFPDMVFEDFLLSGIAIGETMEKAARKGFKYKNKPEKWDKIGLGKMILEAVRETDHWVANNTNLGIVMLLTPISVVAGMFDLENRGKIDIPRTRTEEETKNWDGFKIRSGGLTEKWDGFREIIDELIRLTTSEDAVNLYKAINIADAGGMGEQDDLDVANESSLQKLRDDNVNMFRVLEMSSAWDKLSYELTHKMPVTFELGYPVFQRVKSEKGINEATVQTFLTILSRVPDTLISRKFTDAKAGEVSARAQAILEEGGILTRKGTSIVGKFDQELIKGGLNPGTTADFTASSIMVAYLDGYREYKAKVH